The uncultured Trichococcus sp. DNA segment TGCATCGTGCTGATGGGCGTGGCGATCGGCTATGTGCTCTTCGCGAAGAAACAAATTCCGCCCATCCTGAAATGAAGGATTCAGAAAGGTTGATGCAAACTGCGTACCACAGAAAGTGAAATCCGCGATTATCTCTTGGACAAAATCATCCACCACGTTTTCCCGGATGACAAAAAATTGCCGAGCGAAAACGAGTTGGCGAATTTTTTCGGGACGACCCGCAACAGTGTCCGAAAAGTCTATGAAACTCTGGAAGCGATGGGCTACATCAGCTCCAAACAAGGGCTGGGGCATTTTCCGCGCGAGAAGCGCCCTGCCATCGAACTTGCGTTGCGAGGGGATGTCAGTTTTTCCGAAAAGATGACCCAGCAAAACATCCCGTACCGCTCACTCAATGTCCATTGCAAATTGATGGACGAGGGGAGTGGGGATGAACGGTTGCGGCAACTGGGCGGCGAAGGCGAACTTTATGAAGTCTGCCGATTGCGGATCGTCCATGACGTGCCGGCTGCCTTGCATTATTCCTACGTTTCGACAACCGTGTTCCCGGACATCAAAGCTGAAGGAGGGGAAATCGGGTCGATGTTCAGCTATTACCTCTCGAAAGGCTACCGCACATTCACAAGCAGCGGCTCGGAGTTGAGCGTCTCCTTCCCGCGTTCGGAGGAACAGGAATTGTTGGAGTGCGGGGAGCTTGTGCCGTTGCTGATCCTGGAAAGCGACTGCCGCGAAAAAGCGAGCGGCAGCTTGCTTGAGCTGACCAAAATCGTCTACCGCAGCGACCGATTCAGCTACAAAATAAATGTTTAAGAGAACCACCGCCGTGCCGGCGCAAAACAACCGGTACGGCGGTGTTTTTGTGATGTCGTTTGGGGTGGGGATCTAAGTACTCGTAATGTGGTGGACGCGGGTTGAGTCGGTACCTCCGGTTAACGGAGGCTTCGCCGGAGTTTGGACTCATTTTCCTGCTGCGTGCACCGATGAGCAGGAGCCTCATCGGAGCAGCAACCTGGTTATTGCCGGTCAACTCCGGAGGGCAGCATCCTGACCGGAGTTGGGATCAGTATGCAGTATGCTAACGCGCTGCTCTAGCTGACGCGACGCAAATATTCTTATCCACAAATACACTCTTACACGTTTACAAAATGCTTACAGTGTTTACATAAGCTTAACCGGAAATTCATGGTTTCGAACTTGGCGACAAGTTACACTGATTTTCGAAAGGGGTGTTCCAGTTGAACAAAAGAAGAAGGACACGGATTTTGATTGATTACGGGAAGGCCGCTGCACTGAGGATGGCCGGGACCATCGAAGGCAGTTATCCTATAGAAATGATTTCCGAACCGAATGAAGCGTTGACGATGATCAAAGTGAGGGAGTCGGCCCAGAATTCGCTGTTCTACCTCGGTGAGGTGCTGATCACGGAAACGAAAGTGCGCGTCGCTGGGAAACTCGGCATCGGCCTCGTCAAAGGCCATGAAGCGGAGCTTTCGCGCGCCTTGGCCGTCATCGATGCGGCCTACAGCGCTGGACTGCCGGAAACGCAAGAATGGCAGGAAACACTCGAGCAATTGGAGCTTGCAGGGGAAGAAGCGATCGACCGCAGGCAAAGAGAGCTAGCGCGCACCAAAGTGAATTTTGAGACGATGAACCAATAGGAGGATAACATGCACAACAAAGTAAAGGACTCGCAACGGGTTTTCCGGAAAATTCTGGACAGTCTGTCCCGCCCGGGGAAAATCGTGGCGATGGACACGACATTCGCATACAGAACGACATTATTGGATGAAACGATGGATATCCTGATGACCCTGTTGGACAGGGAAGTAACGTTCCACCTGGTCGGTGAGGATGCGGCGACCACCGAAGAAATCGAAATCCGCACCTTGGCCCGAGCTGCCCGCTTGGAGGATGCGGATTACATCATTATCCCGAAAGCGGCGGATCAGTCACTTTTAGGCGAAGCTTTCCGCCAAGCCAAGAGAGGCACACTGCTGGACCCGAACCACAATGCGACCGTCATCCTGGAGACGGAAGCCATCTCAACGGATGCAACTTATGTTTTGAGCGGCCCGGGCGTCAAGGAATGCGAATGGTTGGACATCACTGCAGCCAACCACTGGATCCATGCGCGCAATGAAGCAGTCGCTGAATTTCCGCTGGGCGTCGATTGTTTTATCGTCGATCAAGGCGGTTCCTGCATCGGCTTGCCGCGCACGACGGTTCTGGAAGGGGTGCGCTAGATGGGATATGTAGCGGTAAAAGGCGGACAGGAAGCCATCAACCAATCCAATCTGGGGTTGGCCTACACCCGCGTCAGGAGCGGCAGGATTTTGGATGTGGAGAATATCCTTGCGGGTATGCATCCGTTGGTCGATCAGGTGATGTCGGAAAGCAGCCTCTACGATGAAGAGTTGGCTGCTTTGGCCATCAAACAGGCGGGCGGCAGCATGGAGGAAGCGGTCTTTCTTATGCGCGCGCACCGTTCGACGTTGTCGCGCTTGTATTACACGACGGCGACAAGCCCGAAGGAAATGTTTGTGGAACGGCGCATTTCGGCGTCCTTTAAGGATATTCCGGGTGGCCAGTTGCTGGGCATCGCCAACGACTTTACGCAACGGTTCCTCGATTTCGACCTCCTGGCTGAAAGCGAAGAAGATGCAATCCAAAAAGCCGAACAGTATGAAGAACAAATGGAAGGCTACGATGCGCCGATGATGGATCTGCGCCGTTTGCCGAAAGTCGTCGATTATCTGGAGGAGCAGGGACTGTTCGAAACGGCTCCGTTTGACGACAGCGAACCGGATGACATCACCAAGCGCAGCATCCAGTTTCCGACTTCACGAAGCCAACGTCTGCAATCGTTGACGCGCGGTCAGACGGGGGCGGTCACGTCTTTGGGCTATGCGGAAATCCGCGGCTACGGCGTCGCTAGCCACCCGAACATCGGCGAACTGCGGGTCGGCCAGTTGCCGCTCCATGTCTCCGATCCGCGCTGCTTGGAAGATGAAGAAGATGCCTATTACATCGGATCGGTCACAGTGACCGAGGTCGAGTCCTTCATCCCGATCGATGTGGCGGACGAATCCGGCAAAACGAAGATGAGCTTTTCGATCGGTTATGGGCTGACTTTCGGCCAGAACGAAACAAAGACAATCGCGATGAGCATCCTCGATTACTCGTTGGAGCACCCGGCCGAGAACCATCCGACATCCGATGAGGAGTTTGTCCTGTTGCATGTGGATTCCGTCGAATCGACCGGCTTCATTTCGCATCTGAAGTTGCCGCATTACGTGACTTTCCAGTCTTTGTTGGATGGCATCCGCAAGATCAAAGGAGGGACAGAATGAATTACCAAGGAAATTACGCTTTCCTCGACGAAAATTCCAAAATGGAAATCCGCCGCACGATCCTGAAGGCGGTAGCCATCCCTGGCTATCAAGTGCCTTTCGCATCCCGCGAAATGCCGATAGCACGCGGTTGGGGGACGGGCGGACTGCAACTTAGTCTGTCTTTGGTCGGCGAGGACGATGTACTGAAAGTCATCGACCAAGGCTCTGATGAGAGCGTCAACGCAGTCAACATCAAGAAAATGATCGCTGATACGACCGGTGTGGCGACAACGATCCATACCGGAGAAGCGACGCTGATCCAGTCGCGCCACCGGATTCCGGAAGTGCCTCTGACCGAGGAGCAGATACTCGTGCTGCAGGTTCCGCTGCCGGAACCGCTGCGGGCGGTCGAGCCTTCGGAACGCAAGACCAAGGCGATGCATGCCTACGGGGAATACAGCGTCTCGTGGCTGCATCTCTTCGAACAGATCGTCCGTTACGGCAAGACGGCGATGCATTCGGATTATCCCGTCATCGTAAACAAACGCTATCTGATGGCGCCGAGCCCGATTCCGCGTTTCGACAATCCGAAGCTGAATCATAATGAGGGGCTTGTGTTGTTCGGAGCGGGGCGCGAAAAGAAAATTTACGCCGTACCTCCTTTTACCGATGTCGTATCGATCGATTTCGAGGACCACCCTTTCGAAGTGGAGAGCTTCGCTGGCGCAGCCTGCCGATTGACCGGGCTGACGGACGTCTTCCTCGATGAGTTGGTGGATGAAGCGACAGGGGAAACCTACTATCTGACGAATGACCAATCGTACCTGTTGGAAAGGTTGAATGCAAAACAAGAAACGGCAGCAGGAGGCATCAGACATGATTAAGGAATTACCTGTACTATCTTTGCGTGGCATGAACAAGCAATTCGGGGAAGGCTGTGCACGCTGCACGGACAAACCGGAAAATCTCGAAAAGAATTATTGCCCAGCCTGCGGAACGGTTTACGCTTGCCGCGGCATTTCCTTCGACCTTTACAAAGGCGAAATCATCGGTATCGTCGGCGAGAGCGGCTCCGGGAAATCGACCTTGATGAAGGCACTCTATTTTGACAGCGAAGTGACGGACGGCGAATATTTGCTGGCGGACTACAAAGACGGCCAGGAAAATGTCTTCGGCTCGTCCCTTCAGCAACAGAAATGGATCCGCAATATGCTGCTGGGGATGGTCTATCAGAACCCGATGCTGGGGTTGCGGATGGAATTTTCGTCGATCGCCAACATCGCCGAGAAGATGATCGCCGCCAACCACCGCAACGTCGAAGCGATGTTCGACCGAGGCCATGAATTGTTGGACAAGGTGAACATCCCGACGTTCCGCTCGAGCGAAGCGCCGAAAAATTTCTCCGGCGGGATGCAGCAGCGGGTGCAGATCGCCAAGGCGCTCTCGAACAATCCGCCGGTGCTGCTGTTGGACGAAGTGACGACTGGGCTTGATCTGAGTGTGCAGGCTGACGTATTGGATCTGATCAAGACGATCCAACGGGAACTGCAGATCAGCATGATCGTTGTTTCCCACGACCTTGCCGTCATCCGCATGCTCTCCGACCGGACCATCGTGATGTACAACGGCGAAATCATCGAAGAAGGGCTGACCGACCAGGTGCTTGAGGACCCGCAGCACGCCTATACGCAACAGTTGGTCTATTCATTATTATAGGAGGAACGACATGTACATTATCACAAACGGAACCATCGTGCTCGAGGATACCTTATTGGAAAATGCAGCGTTGCTGGTCGAAGGTGACGCCATCACAAAAATCATGTCGCGGCATGAAGTGGAGCAGTACGGACCGGAATACCAGGTGCTGGATGCGGACGGCGGGCTGATTGCGCCGGGCTTTGTGGACATCCATTCCGATTACATCGAGACCGTCGTATCGCCGCGGCCGACTGCGATGATGGATTTCAACATCGGTCTGCGCGAAAGCGAGCGCATCCTGATCACACACGGCGTCACGACGATGTTCCATTCGCTTTCCCTCTACAAGGAACAGGATTTCGGCGTGAAGGCGATCCGCCAGCCCAAGCACGCGAACCGATTGATTGAAGCCATCAACGCTACCCACACCAGCGACCACATGATCCGCCACCGCGTCCATGCTCGTTTCGAAATCGACAATGTCGAGATGGTCGAGCAAGTAAAGGAGCATATCCGCAACGGCAAAATCCATCTGATTTCTTTCATGGACCACACGCCCGGGCAAGGTCAGTACCGCAATCTGGAAATCTACAAAAAGACGATCGCCGGCTATTCGGAACTGACCGACGCGGAGGCCGAAGCCGTCATCGTCAAACGCCAGAGCAAGGAGAAAATCACTTTCGAGCAAATCGTGGAAATGGCGGAGGTCGCTTTGGCCCATGGTTTGGCTGTCGCTTCGCATGACGATGATTCCATCGAGAAACTGGAGCTGGTCAAACGCCTCGGGACGACCATCAGTGAATTTCCGATTACGCTGGAAGTGGCTGATGCGGCCCATGAAGCGGGCCTGTGGACAATCGCCGGAGCGCCGAATATCCTCTTGGGAGGGTCGCATACCGGCAACCTGAGTGCTGCCCAAGGAATCCAGGAAGGCAACATCTCGATCCTCTGCAGCGACTACTATCCCGCTGCCTTGATCCATGCCATCTACATCATGCATCAGACGCATGGCATCAGCTTGGCGCAGATGTTCCGCATGCTGACGATCAATCCGGCCAGAGCCGTGAAGATGGACCACGAAATCGGCTCGATTGAGGAAGGCAAGAAAGCCGACTTGCTGCTGATCAAAACGAAGGATAACTATCCAGCCATCACTTCCGTCATGATCGACGGGAAAATCGTATACAGAACGGAGTACCGCCGATGATCATCAATGAAAAAAGGCTGACGGAAGAGCCGACGATTTCACCGACAGCCAGCGTGACGAACGTCAGCTTCGATAGCTATTGCGAAATCGGTCCGCATAACTTCATCGAAAATAGCCATTTCGGCGACTATTCCTATACCGGTCAATTCTGTTTCGTGCAGAATGCGCTGATCGGGAAGTTCGCCAACATTGCGGCAGCCGTCAGGATCGGCCCGACCGATCACCCGTACGAACGCGCGTCGTTGCACCATTTTACTTACCGTCCGCAGATGTACGGCTTAGCCGATGGGGAGGATGAAGCGTTCTTCGATCATCGCCTCAGCCGCATCACGACGATCGGGCACGACACCTGGATCGGCCATGGAGCCATCATCATGCCCGAAGTGACGGTCGGGAACGGCGCCATCATCGGATCCGGCGCGGTCGTCACGAAGGATATCCCACCTTATGCGATTGCCGTAGGGGTGCCGGCCCGGATTGTTAAGTACCGTTTCGAGCCGGATATCATCGCCGCTTTGGAGGAAATCCAGTGGTGGGATTGGGAACCGGAGCTGCTCAAGGAGCGGTTGGAGGATTTCCGCGAACCGATTGAGATGTTTATCGAGAAATACAAACAAAGTCCGCTCTTGGCGGAAGAAGGAGGAGTATATGGCTAATTTGATTGAGATGCAAGGATTGCAAAAAGCCTTCACGACCCATCATCTGAACAAGACGATGACGGCCGTTGAAGACATTTCCTTCGGTTTGGAGAAAGGCAAGTTCCTCGGCATCGTCGGCAAAAGCGGCAGCGGCAAGTCGACGATCATCAAGTGCATTTATCGGACCTACCTGCCCCAGCACGGACATATCTATTACGATTCGGAAGCTTTTGGCAGAATCGATCTGGTTACGGCACCGGAACGGGACATCATCCATTTGCGCAAGAACGAGATCGGCTACGTATCGCAATTCCTGAGCGTCATGCCGCGCACGACCACGCTGGAGCTTGTCGAACAGAGCCTGCTCGAGACCGGTGCGGACGAAGAAACCGCCACACTGCGCGCGAAAGAGGCGTTGCGCCACTTCGACATCGCGGAAGCTTTATGGGACAGTTATCCGAACACTTTTTCCGGTGGCGAAAAATTGCGCCTGAACATCGCCCGCGCCACCGTCAAAAATCCGCGCCTACTGCTCCTGGATGAACCGACGGCCAGCCTGGATAATGAATCCAAGCAGAAAGTCCGTGAAGTCATCCAGAAGCTGAAGGCAGGCGGCACGACTCTGTTGGGCATTTTCCATGATCTGGAATTCATGGAAGGCCTTTGCGATTATACCTATCAGATGCAGGAAAGACGAATGGAGGCGAACTAGATGAAAGCGGATCTGCATGTCCACAGTGACTATTCGGATGGCTACGACAGCATCGAAACCATTCTCGATCAGGCAAAAAAGAACGGCGTCGAGATGATCAGCTTCGTCGACCATGATACGACGGATGCTTACCCGGCGGCGGAAAAATTTGCCAAGGAGCGCGGAATCATCATTGTTCCGGGTATCGAAATCTCCGCCTATGATTTCAAAAGGAACCGTAAAGTGCATATTCTTGGTTACAACTACAATTATCCTGCCGTCCACATCGGCGAACTGTGCGGGGAATTGCTGAGAAGGCGCGATGACCATTCCTGGATCCAAGTGGAGACGTTGATCGACCACGGCTATACGATCCGGACCAGCAAATTGAAGAAATCAAAAGGGGAGCAGCCGACCCTTTACAAACAGCATATCATGGAGTCTTTGACGGATGCGCCATACGGATCGGCCGAGTACAAGACGCTTTATCGCGCGCTCTTCAAAGGCAACGGCATCTGCGCCAGCGACATCGAATACATTGATGCGAACCTGGCCGTGAAAGCCATCAAAGCGGACGGCGGCCTGCCTGTTCTGGCGCACCCTGGCCAGTTGGACTCCTTTGACATCATCCCAGAATTGGTGAAAAATGGTTTGGCCGGACTGGAAATCAACCATCCGGATCATTCGGAAGAGGACCAACATCGGATCAAATCACTAGCCGAGCAATACGGCCTGTTCCTGACTGGCGGCTCTGACTATCACGGCAACTATTGGATCCCATTGGAAGTAGGCCACAATTTGGCGCCCGAGCATGCCTTGCGCCGGCTGGTTTGAAAACATTAACAGTTTATTAACACAGATTTACATTTGTTTAACCGATAATTTATATCCTTATGTTAATTTTAATCTTGTAGGAAAAACAAAAAAATCGTTCTGGAGGCTATCATGAAAAACGTATTATCAAAAATCGCATTACTTTCAATGAGCGCATTGGCACTGGCGGCATGTGGAAACA contains these protein-coding regions:
- a CDS encoding ATP-binding cassette domain-containing protein — protein: MIKELPVLSLRGMNKQFGEGCARCTDKPENLEKNYCPACGTVYACRGISFDLYKGEIIGIVGESGSGKSTLMKALYFDSEVTDGEYLLADYKDGQENVFGSSLQQQKWIRNMLLGMVYQNPMLGLRMEFSSIANIAEKMIAANHRNVEAMFDRGHELLDKVNIPTFRSSEAPKNFSGGMQQRVQIAKALSNNPPVLLLDEVTTGLDLSVQADVLDLIKTIQRELQISMIVVSHDLAVIRMLSDRTIVMYNGEIIEEGLTDQVLEDPQHAYTQQLVYSLL
- the phnG gene encoding phosphonate C-P lyase system protein PhnG, which translates into the protein MNKRRRTRILIDYGKAAALRMAGTIEGSYPIEMISEPNEALTMIKVRESAQNSLFYLGEVLITETKVRVAGKLGIGLVKGHEAELSRALAVIDAAYSAGLPETQEWQETLEQLELAGEEAIDRRQRELARTKVNFETMNQ
- the phnM gene encoding phosphonate metabolism protein PhnM; translation: MYIITNGTIVLEDTLLENAALLVEGDAITKIMSRHEVEQYGPEYQVLDADGGLIAPGFVDIHSDYIETVVSPRPTAMMDFNIGLRESERILITHGVTTMFHSLSLYKEQDFGVKAIRQPKHANRLIEAINATHTSDHMIRHRVHARFEIDNVEMVEQVKEHIRNGKIHLISFMDHTPGQGQYRNLEIYKKTIAGYSELTDAEAEAVIVKRQSKEKITFEQIVEMAEVALAHGLAVASHDDDSIEKLELVKRLGTTISEFPITLEVADAAHEAGLWTIAGAPNILLGGSHTGNLSAAQGIQEGNISILCSDYYPAALIHAIYIMHQTHGISLAQMFRMLTINPARAVKMDHEIGSIEEGKKADLLLIKTKDNYPAITSVMIDGKIVYRTEYRR
- the phnH gene encoding phosphonate C-P lyase system protein PhnH, producing the protein MHNKVKDSQRVFRKILDSLSRPGKIVAMDTTFAYRTTLLDETMDILMTLLDREVTFHLVGEDAATTEEIEIRTLARAARLEDADYIIIPKAADQSLLGEAFRQAKRGTLLDPNHNATVILETEAISTDATYVLSGPGVKECEWLDITAANHWIHARNEAVAEFPLGVDCFIVDQGGSCIGLPRTTVLEGVR
- a CDS encoding chloramphenicol acetyltransferase is translated as MIINEKRLTEEPTISPTASVTNVSFDSYCEIGPHNFIENSHFGDYSYTGQFCFVQNALIGKFANIAAAVRIGPTDHPYERASLHHFTYRPQMYGLADGEDEAFFDHRLSRITTIGHDTWIGHGAIIMPEVTVGNGAIIGSGAVVTKDIPPYAIAVGVPARIVKYRFEPDIIAALEEIQWWDWEPELLKERLEDFREPIEMFIEKYKQSPLLAEEGGVYG
- a CDS encoding PHP domain-containing protein gives rise to the protein MKADLHVHSDYSDGYDSIETILDQAKKNGVEMISFVDHDTTDAYPAAEKFAKERGIIIVPGIEISAYDFKRNRKVHILGYNYNYPAVHIGELCGELLRRRDDHSWIQVETLIDHGYTIRTSKLKKSKGEQPTLYKQHIMESLTDAPYGSAEYKTLYRALFKGNGICASDIEYIDANLAVKAIKADGGLPVLAHPGQLDSFDIIPELVKNGLAGLEINHPDHSEEDQHRIKSLAEQYGLFLTGGSDYHGNYWIPLEVGHNLAPEHALRRLV
- a CDS encoding alpha-D-ribose 1-methylphosphonate 5-phosphate C-P-lyase PhnJ, whose protein sequence is MNYQGNYAFLDENSKMEIRRTILKAVAIPGYQVPFASREMPIARGWGTGGLQLSLSLVGEDDVLKVIDQGSDESVNAVNIKKMIADTTGVATTIHTGEATLIQSRHRIPEVPLTEEQILVLQVPLPEPLRAVEPSERKTKAMHAYGEYSVSWLHLFEQIVRYGKTAMHSDYPVIVNKRYLMAPSPIPRFDNPKLNHNEGLVLFGAGREKKIYAVPPFTDVVSIDFEDHPFEVESFAGAACRLTGLTDVFLDELVDEATGETYYLTNDQSYLLERLNAKQETAAGGIRHD
- a CDS encoding carbon-phosphorus lyase complex subunit PhnI; this encodes MGYVAVKGGQEAINQSNLGLAYTRVRSGRILDVENILAGMHPLVDQVMSESSLYDEELAALAIKQAGGSMEEAVFLMRAHRSTLSRLYYTTATSPKEMFVERRISASFKDIPGGQLLGIANDFTQRFLDFDLLAESEEDAIQKAEQYEEQMEGYDAPMMDLRRLPKVVDYLEEQGLFETAPFDDSEPDDITKRSIQFPTSRSQRLQSLTRGQTGAVTSLGYAEIRGYGVASHPNIGELRVGQLPLHVSDPRCLEDEEDAYYIGSVTVTEVESFIPIDVADESGKTKMSFSIGYGLTFGQNETKTIAMSILDYSLEHPAENHPTSDEEFVLLHVDSVESTGFISHLKLPHYVTFQSLLDGIRKIKGGTE
- a CDS encoding GntR family transcriptional regulator, which codes for MRDYLLDKIIHHVFPDDKKLPSENELANFFGTTRNSVRKVYETLEAMGYISSKQGLGHFPREKRPAIELALRGDVSFSEKMTQQNIPYRSLNVHCKLMDEGSGDERLRQLGGEGELYEVCRLRIVHDVPAALHYSYVSTTVFPDIKAEGGEIGSMFSYYLSKGYRTFTSSGSELSVSFPRSEEQELLECGELVPLLILESDCREKASGSLLELTKIVYRSDRFSYKINV
- the phnL gene encoding phosphonate C-P lyase system protein PhnL, which produces MANLIEMQGLQKAFTTHHLNKTMTAVEDISFGLEKGKFLGIVGKSGSGKSTIIKCIYRTYLPQHGHIYYDSEAFGRIDLVTAPERDIIHLRKNEIGYVSQFLSVMPRTTTLELVEQSLLETGADEETATLRAKEALRHFDIAEALWDSYPNTFSGGEKLRLNIARATVKNPRLLLLDEPTASLDNESKQKVREVIQKLKAGGTTLLGIFHDLEFMEGLCDYTYQMQERRMEAN